One window of Bacillus sp. THAF10 genomic DNA carries:
- a CDS encoding ATP-binding protein translates to MKMKWLMYIPIVYLLFGIIWIGLTDYWIYYLKVKNFTEIAEYISLIKGWLFILITTLLLYMMLKKHVALKELEQKENELSSLINNMPDFVCFKDGQGRWLQTNEYGLALYDLQHVSYKGKTDLELAEYSPHFKEAFEYCTETDRLTWESGESSRAEESFSLKDGEQKTFDVIKVPLFHEDGSRKALVTIGRDISSLKKTEQLLVVKEKLSMVGELAAGIAHEIKNPLTSIKGFMQLINKSGKANQHHVDMVLSEIDRINEIVSELLVLSKPQNKALQSVSLLDIINYVTKLVENEAEKNSINIRVENVDDGMTVLGDKNNLKQVLINLIKNSMEAIDRDGNILISGKQKDNSKFILKVKDDGVGISETELEKLGNPFYTLKEKGIGLGLTITKKIIQEHKGTIEIESEKGKGTTVTLTIPTR, encoded by the coding sequence ATGAAAATGAAATGGTTGATGTATATACCAATCGTGTACTTACTTTTTGGCATCATTTGGATTGGCCTTACAGACTATTGGATTTATTATTTAAAAGTCAAAAATTTTACGGAAATTGCGGAATACATTAGCTTAATAAAAGGTTGGTTATTTATCCTAATTACCACGTTGCTTTTGTATATGATGCTGAAAAAACATGTTGCATTAAAGGAGTTAGAACAGAAGGAAAACGAGCTTTCGAGCCTCATTAATAATATGCCTGATTTTGTCTGCTTTAAGGATGGACAAGGAAGATGGTTGCAAACAAATGAGTACGGACTTGCTCTGTATGATTTACAGCATGTTTCTTACAAAGGGAAAACCGATCTAGAGCTTGCAGAATATTCTCCTCACTTTAAAGAAGCCTTTGAGTATTGTACAGAGACGGACAGATTAACATGGGAGTCAGGAGAATCTTCCCGTGCAGAAGAGTCTTTCAGTTTAAAGGATGGAGAACAAAAAACATTTGATGTTATTAAGGTTCCTCTTTTTCATGAAGATGGCAGTAGAAAGGCACTTGTCACCATTGGGAGAGATATTAGCTCATTAAAGAAAACAGAACAACTTCTCGTAGTAAAAGAAAAGCTGTCCATGGTGGGGGAGCTTGCAGCTGGAATTGCACATGAAATAAAAAATCCACTAACCTCGATAAAAGGATTTATGCAATTAATCAATAAAAGTGGAAAAGCAAATCAACACCATGTTGATATGGTTCTTTCTGAAATAGATAGAATAAACGAGATTGTCTCAGAGTTACTTGTTCTTTCCAAGCCACAAAATAAAGCGCTACAATCTGTATCTTTGCTCGACATAATAAATTATGTTACTAAATTGGTCGAAAACGAGGCAGAAAAAAATAGTATTAACATAAGGGTAGAAAATGTTGATGATGGAATGACTGTTTTAGGAGATAAAAACAACCTTAAGCAAGTGCTCATCAATTTGATAAAAAATTCAATGGAAGCCATCGATCGAGATGGCAATATTCTCATCTCTGGTAAGCAAAAAGATAACAGTAAATTTATTCTTAAGGTGAAGGATGATGGTGTAGGGATTAGTGAAACCGAATTAGAGAAATTGGGAAATCCCTTCTATACATTAAAAGAAAAGGGTATAGGACTTGGGCTAACCATTACAAAGAAAATTATTCAAGAACATAAAGGAACCATTGAGATTGAAAGTGAGAAGGGGAAAGGCACAACGGTTACTCTTACTATTCCTACGCGATAA
- a CDS encoding lysine N(6)-hydroxylase/L-ornithine N(5)-oxygenase family protein gives MENNTVYDFIGIGIGPFNLGLAALVEDLPDISAVFFDKQDCFNWHPGMLIEQSDLQVPFIADLVTFADPTSKYSFLNYVHKQNRLYQFYFFRRFDIPRREYNLYAKWVSQQLSHCHFQSEVVHVEELNEGYKVQVKNTATKEIKTYYSKHIVLGTGSVPFIPEDLEENEHAVHTSNYLQAAKEIKNADSILVVGSGQSAAEVFYELLEDQKEHQYSLTWFTRSPLISQLEMAKLGQEVFSPDYVQYFHSLPYKKRQDALERLDTVRNGVDKETLINIYDLLYNRSVEGKDKKIKIMPLTEVNQLKEKSGKLEVLCTQWESEEPFSLMVDKAVLATGYKPHIPHWVWDWSQRLVWENDKQYMVDEKYRLVWQTQKENHVYVSTNLEHSHGTGATNLSLAVMRNQIIINDIAKREVYTVPKQSVFQQFMPEQ, from the coding sequence ATGGAGAATAACACAGTTTATGATTTCATTGGAATTGGAATTGGTCCATTTAATTTAGGATTAGCAGCACTTGTCGAGGACTTACCAGATATTTCTGCTGTTTTTTTTGATAAACAAGACTGTTTCAATTGGCATCCAGGCATGCTGATTGAACAATCTGATTTACAGGTCCCGTTTATCGCAGACCTTGTTACCTTTGCGGATCCAACAAGTAAATACAGTTTCTTAAATTATGTACATAAGCAAAACAGGTTGTACCAATTTTACTTTTTTCGCCGCTTTGATATTCCAAGACGTGAATACAATCTCTATGCCAAATGGGTTTCACAACAGCTCTCTCATTGCCATTTCCAATCAGAGGTGGTGCATGTAGAAGAGTTGAATGAGGGATATAAGGTACAGGTGAAAAACACGGCAACGAAAGAAATCAAAACCTATTATTCCAAGCATATTGTATTAGGAACAGGTAGTGTACCCTTCATTCCAGAGGATTTGGAAGAAAACGAGCATGCTGTGCATACAAGTAACTATTTGCAGGCAGCAAAAGAAATAAAAAATGCTGATTCTATTCTTGTAGTAGGTTCAGGACAAAGTGCCGCAGAAGTATTTTATGAGCTATTAGAGGATCAAAAGGAGCATCAGTACTCGCTAACATGGTTTACCAGATCACCATTAATCTCCCAGCTCGAAATGGCAAAGCTCGGTCAAGAGGTTTTCTCCCCGGATTATGTACAATATTTTCACAGCCTGCCTTATAAGAAAAGACAGGATGCCCTTGAAAGATTAGATACGGTACGAAACGGAGTAGACAAGGAAACATTAATTAACATATATGATTTATTGTACAACCGATCTGTTGAGGGAAAGGACAAGAAAATAAAAATCATGCCGTTAACAGAAGTAAATCAACTAAAAGAAAAATCAGGAAAACTAGAAGTGTTGTGCACCCAATGGGAAAGTGAGGAACCTTTCTCTTTGATGGTGGATAAGGCAGTCCTAGCAACTGGTTATAAACCACACATTCCACATTGGGTGTGGGACTGGAGCCAGAGATTAGTGTGGGAAAACGATAAACAGTATATGGTGGATGAAAAGTATCGACTTGTATGGCAAACGCAAAAAGAAAATCATGTTTATGTTTCAACAAATTTAGAACATTCCCATGGAACAGGAGCCACTAATTTAAGCTTAGCTGTCATGAGAAATCAAATCATTATAAATGATATCGCTAAAAGAGAGGTTTACACAGTTCCAAAACAATCTGTTTTTCAACAATTCATGCCAGAACAATAG
- a CDS encoding M55 family metallopeptidase, with protein MNLYISVDMEGITGLVDHTHLDSRLHNYERGRKIMTQEANAVVKAAFESGCQEVVVNDSHSKMNNILIEELHPDTKLISGDVKPFSMVQGLDDSFDAAVFIGYHARASMKGVMSHSMIFGARNMYINDVQIGELGFNAFVAGYYGVPVILVAGDDQTALEAQALIPGVHCVVVKEAASRSAAKSLTPQKAQKLIDEKTRIALRDIHNIKPLVPPEYPILRIEFANFGQAEWASLMPGAEIEPGTTTVSFQAKNILEAYQAMLVMTELATRTTFN; from the coding sequence TTGAATTTATATATTTCGGTAGATATGGAGGGCATCACTGGCCTTGTAGATCATACCCATTTGGATTCGAGATTACATAATTATGAACGTGGCAGAAAAATAATGACCCAAGAAGCAAATGCAGTTGTAAAGGCGGCATTTGAATCAGGATGTCAGGAAGTGGTCGTTAATGACAGCCATTCGAAAATGAATAATATCTTAATAGAGGAACTTCATCCTGATACAAAGCTAATTTCAGGAGATGTTAAGCCATTTTCTATGGTACAAGGATTAGATGACAGCTTTGATGCTGCTGTTTTCATCGGATATCATGCAAGAGCAAGCATGAAGGGTGTAATGAGTCACTCCATGATTTTTGGTGCCAGAAATATGTACATAAATGATGTTCAAATTGGAGAGTTAGGGTTCAATGCATTTGTTGCGGGTTATTATGGTGTTCCGGTTATTCTGGTCGCTGGTGATGATCAAACTGCTCTTGAAGCACAAGCTCTTATTCCTGGAGTGCATTGTGTAGTTGTAAAAGAAGCAGCCTCTAGGTCAGCAGCAAAATCACTAACACCTCAAAAAGCACAAAAACTCATTGATGAAAAAACGAGGATTGCATTAAGGGATATACATAACATTAAGCCACTAGTTCCGCCTGAGTATCCCATCCTGAGAATTGAATTTGCCAATTTTGGACAGGCAGAATGGGCAAGTCTGATGCCAGGTGCAGAAATAGAGCCAGGAACTACCACCGTATCATTTCAAGCTAAGAATATTCTAGAAGCTTATCAAGCAATGCTTGTGATGACAGAGCTCGCGACTAGGACAACATTCAACTAG
- a CDS encoding type 1 glutamine amidotransferase domain-containing protein, whose translation MSKKIAVLLTNEFEDSEHTEPVKAFLEAGHDITVIEKTKGETVRGKTDRTEVTIDAGIDDVSPQDFDALFIPGGFSPDILRADDRFVFFAKSFMDDKKPVFAICHGPQLLITAEALMGRDITGYTSIKVDLKNAGATYYDKEVVVCHNQLVSSRSPDDIPAFIRESLKLLT comes from the coding sequence ATGAGTAAAAAAATTGCCGTACTTTTAACGAATGAATTCGAAGACTCAGAACACACAGAGCCTGTAAAAGCTTTTTTAGAGGCTGGACATGACATTACTGTAATTGAGAAAACCAAAGGTGAAACGGTAAGAGGAAAAACGGATCGAACAGAAGTAACAATAGATGCAGGAATCGATGATGTTAGTCCACAAGACTTCGATGCTTTATTCATACCAGGTGGCTTTTCCCCGGATATTTTACGAGCAGATGATCGTTTTGTATTTTTTGCTAAATCCTTTATGGATGATAAAAAACCAGTGTTTGCTATTTGCCACGGACCTCAGCTGTTAATTACAGCGGAAGCATTAATGGGAAGAGATATTACAGGCTACACTTCTATTAAAGTGGACTTAAAGAATGCGGGAGCGACCTATTATGATAAAGAAGTGGTGGTTTGCCATAATCAGTTAGTGTCTAGTAGATCCCCTGATGACATTCCAGCGTTTATAAGAGAATCATTAAAATTATTAACATGA